A genomic window from Thalassoroseus pseudoceratinae includes:
- a CDS encoding DUF4175 family protein, translating to MSQLSVLTTQLNRLRRRRLLTRWATAWSATILACLWAVLVLFALDWLLEMSVPQRIVGLVFAGLAIAWVFRRYTWPWLGHREDLLDVALIVEDRQHIDSDLVAALQFEQAESGSWGSADLKQAVVNYVAEFSPSLDVFEGFGYRRFRRRVIALLVTIFVLGTLAIFWGAYLRVFGNRMLFGSAHYPTDTRIDAIVINGETTFRAGEDAKNHTLTVPYGRPLAFEVQASGVLPDVGRVRMTNSEHGLSVEEELPKLKSSQATDQNTYAGSVSKLIDTVQYQVFLGDAWTDPLTIEVIPQPVVSVNLTPNPPRYATLVEDDSLVAREGTRQLAVIEGTDVVIDVQCDNKPLQRVWLTVDEQEFSLEQSDKDGHAWRLAGEQSPLWDVTESVSYTVQVEDGDGLQLEHPIRGTIRIRADRKPILRNVLLGTKQVLPTAKQMVSYQASDDYGLSQIRLRVQVVRNDGEMETREQELIVVPQSNQPQRTLAGNYRLDLEPFQLEKGDELKLTLEAFDYRGEAPPQSNFSEPLVMKITDLQGILAALGEGDEKAAADLGTIIELGAGDTE from the coding sequence ATGTCTCAACTTTCCGTACTCACAACACAACTCAACCGACTCCGTCGGCGTCGCCTGCTAACACGCTGGGCAACAGCTTGGTCGGCGACGATCCTGGCGTGTCTGTGGGCGGTGTTGGTGTTGTTCGCTCTGGACTGGCTGCTCGAAATGAGCGTGCCGCAACGGATTGTGGGGTTAGTCTTCGCCGGTCTTGCGATTGCGTGGGTGTTTCGACGATACACTTGGCCTTGGCTGGGACACCGAGAAGACCTGCTCGATGTCGCGTTGATCGTCGAAGATCGTCAGCATATTGACAGCGATCTCGTGGCAGCGTTGCAGTTCGAGCAAGCGGAGTCCGGCAGTTGGGGGTCGGCTGACTTGAAGCAAGCTGTCGTCAACTACGTCGCTGAATTCAGTCCAAGTTTGGATGTCTTCGAGGGGTTTGGATACCGTCGTTTTCGTCGCCGTGTGATCGCCTTGTTGGTCACGATCTTCGTGCTCGGAACTCTCGCGATTTTCTGGGGAGCCTATCTCCGAGTGTTTGGCAATCGCATGCTGTTCGGTTCGGCACACTATCCGACTGACACGCGAATTGATGCCATTGTGATCAACGGCGAAACTACATTCCGAGCCGGTGAAGATGCGAAGAATCACACACTCACGGTGCCTTATGGCCGTCCGCTGGCGTTTGAAGTGCAGGCGTCTGGTGTGTTGCCAGACGTAGGCCGCGTCCGCATGACCAACTCCGAACACGGGCTCTCCGTCGAGGAAGAACTTCCGAAGCTCAAGAGTTCGCAAGCCACTGACCAAAACACCTATGCGGGCAGCGTTTCGAAATTGATTGATACGGTGCAGTATCAGGTCTTTCTTGGCGATGCATGGACCGATCCGCTGACCATCGAAGTCATTCCGCAACCGGTGGTTTCCGTGAATCTCACGCCCAATCCTCCGCGTTACGCCACTTTGGTTGAGGACGATTCACTCGTCGCACGGGAGGGCACTCGGCAACTGGCCGTCATCGAGGGAACCGATGTTGTCATCGATGTGCAGTGCGACAACAAGCCGCTTCAACGGGTTTGGCTCACCGTCGATGAACAGGAATTCTCGCTGGAACAATCCGACAAAGACGGTCACGCGTGGCGATTGGCCGGTGAGCAATCTCCATTGTGGGACGTGACCGAGTCCGTCAGTTACACCGTTCAGGTCGAAGATGGGGACGGCTTGCAGTTGGAACATCCGATTCGGGGAACCATTCGAATTCGGGCTGACCGAAAGCCGATTTTGCGTAACGTCCTCTTGGGAACGAAACAAGTCTTACCGACCGCCAAGCAAATGGTGTCCTACCAGGCCAGCGACGACTACGGCCTGTCCCAAATCCGGTTGCGAGTGCAGGTTGTGCGAAACGATGGAGAGATGGAAACTCGGGAACAAGAACTCATCGTGGTTCCGCAATCCAATCAACCGCAGCGGACCTTGGCGGGAAATTATCGTCTCGATTTGGAGCCCTTTCAATTGGAAAAGGGCGATGAGTTGAAGCTCACGTTGGAAGCATTTGATTACCGGGGCGAGGCTCCACCACAATCGAATTTCAGTGAACCGTTGGTGATGAAAATTACCGATCTCCAGGGGATTTTGGCAGCGCTCGGCGAAGGAGACGAGAAAGCGGCGGCCGACCTGGGGACGATCATTGAATTGGGAGCAGGGGATACCGAATGA
- a CDS encoding BatA domain-containing protein: protein MIDFLAQPFAIAGAIAAAGPILIHLLNRRRFRTVSWAAMDFLRQAMQRNRRVLQLRDLLLLLLRCLIVLCIGLALAQPFFRNSGSDSLFATVWPWVVALGAIVAGIGAVVASTKPVKVVTAGIALLLTGLAGWGVFQNSRSRMVADSATNSRQPVHAVIVIDNSLSMAYETLEGDLLDRAQAQAAEFIDQLPSGSRISVLPTSGTGKSFSLDAYRNKDDARDAVGRIDVVDQSASVSNALALAAEACDRLPELAAKRVVLFGDQQTSGWPTDKADEDLNRLPELQIVQVAPEEPQNVWISEFRLASGVADIETPSTFLAELEHSGASPLEDLQVTLSLDGMSVASQSVDLEPGQRRQVEFKYQIDIPAEPGRPQFVTAELLVETPTVDGDRLKRDNNRSLIVPVVAGLPVVFVDAIGEKENVASGEVGETYPLRRYLAPKLSRDEYQRQLIDVRHLTIDEVDVEALADARLVVVSGIESPGPTVEILREFVEQGGSLVITAGGEFDPAIWTQMAWHDGAGILPVPLDSDTFGETPEQLELQANLDSLKLFHLDYSTMQHPYFVLENEDDEFLNDWYRQTLFFKAVIAETSDEVLERLLVADRKRLTDAATTVEELDSDKPEETAKSTAVPRWLLWAAERAAELPSSTEAIDSVARQMQPRVLAAFDVASPDSTSGPLPFLVERNVGAGRVLFFSSGVYSSWNTLSGKNSNIGMFDRILRRLIEETLPDRNFESGERIVLPITPDRRFRYTLHRPDGDTESLTVEALGGDQFGVGITNADRSGVYQLVRTEGDGSELDETSRKQTIPLVVNAPVSESEMAYLDETSLAERLGSNDGTPWHWVGPGEKITIEGAEIQGRNYWRVLIGLVIVGLLAEMLILAWPHLHQSTDAALGDQANAT, encoded by the coding sequence ATGATCGACTTTCTCGCCCAACCCTTTGCGATCGCTGGAGCAATTGCTGCCGCAGGACCGATCTTGATCCACCTGCTCAATCGGCGGCGGTTTCGGACGGTCTCTTGGGCAGCGATGGACTTCCTACGACAGGCGATGCAACGCAATCGTCGTGTGCTGCAACTACGCGACTTGTTGCTGCTCTTGCTCCGCTGTCTGATCGTGTTGTGCATTGGATTGGCGTTGGCACAGCCGTTTTTTCGCAACAGTGGAAGCGATTCGCTCTTCGCAACTGTTTGGCCGTGGGTGGTTGCCTTGGGAGCCATTGTTGCCGGCATTGGCGCAGTGGTGGCATCGACGAAACCTGTGAAAGTGGTTACCGCCGGGATTGCATTGTTGCTTACCGGTCTCGCCGGTTGGGGAGTTTTTCAGAATTCTCGATCGCGAATGGTAGCGGATTCGGCGACAAATAGCCGTCAACCAGTGCACGCCGTGATCGTGATCGACAACAGTCTCAGCATGGCCTACGAAACGTTGGAAGGCGATCTTCTTGATCGTGCCCAAGCCCAAGCCGCCGAGTTTATCGATCAACTGCCATCGGGCAGCCGGATCAGTGTGCTTCCCACGAGCGGCACCGGGAAGTCGTTCAGTTTGGACGCCTATCGAAACAAAGACGACGCACGGGATGCAGTCGGTCGAATCGATGTTGTTGACCAGTCCGCCTCGGTGTCGAACGCGCTCGCGTTGGCGGCGGAAGCGTGTGACCGTCTGCCGGAATTAGCAGCGAAACGGGTGGTCCTCTTTGGCGATCAACAAACCTCCGGCTGGCCGACGGATAAGGCGGATGAAGATCTGAATCGGCTCCCGGAACTTCAGATTGTGCAAGTGGCGCCCGAGGAACCGCAAAACGTCTGGATCTCGGAATTTCGCTTAGCGAGTGGCGTGGCGGACATTGAAACACCGTCCACCTTTCTCGCCGAACTCGAGCACTCTGGAGCGAGTCCACTCGAAGACTTGCAAGTCACGCTGTCGCTTGATGGCATGTCGGTGGCAAGTCAGTCGGTTGATCTTGAACCGGGTCAGCGACGCCAAGTTGAATTCAAATATCAAATCGACATCCCTGCCGAACCGGGGCGACCGCAATTTGTGACGGCGGAACTACTTGTTGAAACACCGACCGTCGATGGTGATCGACTCAAACGAGATAACAACCGGTCGTTGATTGTTCCCGTGGTCGCCGGTTTGCCGGTAGTGTTTGTCGATGCAATTGGCGAAAAAGAAAATGTCGCCAGTGGTGAAGTCGGGGAGACTTATCCGCTTCGTCGTTATTTGGCACCGAAGCTGAGTCGCGATGAATACCAACGTCAACTCATCGATGTGCGACATCTCACGATTGACGAAGTCGACGTTGAAGCTCTCGCCGATGCTCGGTTGGTTGTCGTCTCGGGAATCGAATCACCGGGACCGACCGTGGAAATCCTGCGAGAGTTCGTCGAGCAGGGCGGGTCGCTCGTGATCACCGCGGGCGGGGAATTCGATCCAGCGATTTGGACTCAAATGGCTTGGCACGATGGGGCCGGCATTCTGCCCGTTCCACTCGACAGCGACACCTTCGGCGAAACACCCGAACAATTGGAGCTGCAAGCCAATTTGGATTCCTTGAAGCTGTTCCATCTAGATTACAGCACGATGCAGCATCCGTACTTCGTATTGGAAAACGAAGACGACGAGTTTCTGAACGACTGGTATCGACAGACTCTCTTTTTCAAAGCCGTGATCGCGGAGACGTCGGACGAGGTTTTGGAACGATTACTGGTTGCGGATCGAAAACGGTTAACCGACGCTGCGACGACCGTGGAAGAATTGGATTCCGACAAACCGGAAGAGACTGCGAAATCAACGGCCGTTCCCCGGTGGTTGCTGTGGGCAGCGGAACGAGCGGCCGAATTGCCAAGCTCGACGGAGGCCATCGACTCCGTGGCTCGGCAAATGCAACCCCGAGTTCTGGCGGCCTTCGACGTGGCCTCGCCGGATTCCACTTCCGGACCACTGCCGTTCTTGGTCGAGCGAAACGTGGGAGCAGGGCGGGTGTTGTTCTTCTCGTCGGGCGTGTATTCGAGTTGGAACACGCTTTCAGGAAAGAACAGTAACATCGGGATGTTCGACCGAATTTTGCGTCGGTTGATCGAAGAGACACTCCCCGATCGAAATTTCGAATCCGGCGAACGCATCGTATTGCCGATTACGCCAGATCGCCGATTTCGCTACACGCTCCACCGGCCGGATGGCGACACCGAATCGCTCACGGTCGAGGCACTCGGCGGAGACCAATTCGGTGTCGGCATCACCAACGCCGATCGAAGTGGCGTCTATCAACTGGTACGAACCGAAGGTGACGGCAGCGAATTGGATGAGACATCTCGCAAGCAGACGATTCCTTTGGTTGTCAATGCTCCGGTCAGCGAATCGGAAATGGCATATCTCGATGAGACCAGCCTCGCGGAACGGCTCGGCTCCAATGACGGCACACCTTGGCATTGGGTCGGCCCTGGTGAGAAAATCACCATCGAAGGGGCTGAAATTCAAGGACGCAATTATTGGCGTGTGTTGATTGGCCTCGTCATCGTGGGGCTGCTTGCGGAAATGTTGATTTTGGCTTGGCCTCATTTGCACCAGTCCACAGACGCGGCTCTTGGAGATCAAGCGAACGCCACCTGA
- a CDS encoding prenyltransferase/squalene oxidase repeat-containing protein, whose translation MGRFRIAFIGGLLVLLVARPVWAVGPWETNPEAEAALERGLEWLARNQGPKGNWGSNDLGLVGMGTLAFLAAGHMPGHGPYGDNVDRSLDFILENAKPSGLLNISIPHRDMYNHGLTTFVLGQAYGMTDDARIGRTLDAALKLIYNTQCRDGGWDYEARRQDRGHDLSLAVMQAKAIRSAADSGLAVPPGIVPLAIQSVREHYKAKNGTRGLDNPKVKEGPGQFTYDGNRGTTAMAAAGVVCLQEYGQYDDWRIPKNMTLISREIERLKVENSHNGRLPFDAYTLYYVGQALYQVGDREDINEPYWRRNYPKLRDHLIGCQRLKPGDVDEHGSWDATGHVGGKPGRLYGTAVACFILAIPNRYLPILQEGKIEGLTQKLGLD comes from the coding sequence GTGGGCAGATTTCGAATAGCGTTCATCGGTGGATTGCTTGTGCTGCTCGTCGCACGTCCGGTTTGGGCAGTCGGGCCATGGGAAACGAACCCGGAAGCCGAAGCCGCGTTGGAGCGTGGTTTAGAGTGGTTGGCTCGCAATCAGGGCCCGAAAGGCAATTGGGGTTCCAACGATCTCGGTTTGGTCGGGATGGGCACGCTAGCGTTTCTCGCCGCCGGACACATGCCGGGACACGGTCCGTACGGGGACAACGTAGATCGCTCTCTCGATTTCATCCTTGAAAATGCAAAACCGTCTGGGCTTCTGAATATCTCGATTCCGCATCGCGATATGTACAACCATGGCCTGACGACATTTGTGCTTGGTCAAGCCTATGGGATGACCGATGACGCCCGGATCGGCCGCACACTCGATGCGGCTTTGAAGCTCATCTACAACACACAATGCCGTGACGGCGGTTGGGACTATGAAGCCCGTCGGCAAGATCGGGGGCACGACTTGAGCCTCGCCGTGATGCAGGCCAAAGCGATTCGCAGTGCGGCTGACAGTGGGTTAGCGGTGCCTCCCGGTATTGTCCCGCTGGCGATTCAAAGTGTCCGCGAACATTACAAAGCAAAGAACGGAACTCGTGGCCTCGATAACCCGAAAGTCAAGGAAGGCCCAGGGCAATTCACCTACGACGGAAACCGAGGCACAACCGCAATGGCGGCCGCGGGTGTCGTTTGTTTGCAGGAATACGGGCAATACGACGATTGGCGGATTCCCAAAAATATGACGCTCATTTCTCGTGAAATCGAGCGACTGAAAGTTGAGAATAGTCATAACGGTCGGTTGCCGTTCGATGCGTACACGCTGTATTACGTCGGTCAGGCGTTGTATCAGGTCGGCGACCGTGAAGACATCAACGAGCCTTACTGGCGACGAAACTATCCGAAGCTGCGTGACCATCTCATCGGTTGCCAACGACTGAAACCGGGCGACGTTGATGAACACGGTTCCTGGGACGCGACTGGCCACGTCGGTGGCAAACCAGGACGGCTCTACGGGACTGCGGTCGCGTGTTTCATTCTGGCGATTCCGAATCGGTATCTTCCCATTCTTCAGGAAGGCAAAATCGAAGGGCTGACGCAGAAACTTGGGCTCGATTGA
- a CDS encoding anti-sigma factor, whose amino-acid sequence MNEQSAHEQLSAYLDDELSPEERAVVESLLAESPAARQELAELRQVRELLISLPSDSLAETFPAEVLHACEQHMLLDDVRPAAPQSDPQPKSKRSRLAVWAGMGGLLASVVLVGITMSWWNSGGEMMDMAMNSDRESAATRTLPDELMPISRTGEAEHGVSEEAELTDSVVMQESFPPPQALRAPAGVESDAEREMAPMLARSKVAPSATMSDMAGAAPEQPRELKKMAVEGSPAAASAAETLSLPADANLAFKDDLKTAQVGEVVRALQRQNDQVIVVELTVVDRRQGLEDLQLLLARHRIPLDRPAEKLATAKTDSPQTQSNSPKTPNALLAVHVEAPSDRLQAALAELRSAAAVAEIKQRPSISPTQLAMASDNDQFVREGKPFAAQSADKPRTQPFAGPMRKSAARRALSEPEIEESSAKPDRIPATEVESVDDQTERKVELASRARQRRLIVRNEVLVPSDKRGAGSVGIGGAMGASALRQAPGKPAAAADTGFGGEEAPRPPGRMRVKSSPRSLAKANELKASAQSERPVQLLFILVSQDPQPPPPPLPEDAGAA is encoded by the coding sequence ATGAACGAACAGTCGGCTCACGAACAACTTTCCGCTTATCTCGACGACGAATTGTCGCCCGAGGAGCGTGCGGTTGTGGAGTCGCTGTTGGCAGAATCACCAGCGGCTCGGCAAGAACTGGCGGAACTTCGTCAGGTCCGGGAACTGCTAATTTCGTTACCATCGGATTCGTTGGCGGAAACTTTCCCAGCGGAAGTTCTGCATGCTTGCGAACAGCATATGCTTCTGGACGATGTTCGCCCGGCGGCGCCCCAGTCCGACCCGCAGCCAAAGTCGAAACGCTCACGGTTGGCTGTCTGGGCTGGCATGGGTGGTTTGTTGGCATCGGTGGTGCTTGTCGGTATCACGATGAGTTGGTGGAATTCCGGCGGCGAAATGATGGATATGGCGATGAACAGCGATCGCGAATCTGCCGCGACTCGCACATTGCCGGACGAATTGATGCCGATTTCCCGGACCGGAGAAGCCGAACACGGGGTCTCGGAAGAGGCAGAACTTACCGACAGCGTGGTGATGCAGGAATCGTTCCCTCCACCACAAGCGTTACGGGCGCCTGCGGGCGTGGAATCAGATGCCGAGAGGGAAATGGCTCCCATGTTAGCGAGGTCGAAGGTGGCTCCGTCCGCTACAATGTCGGACATGGCCGGTGCGGCTCCGGAGCAGCCAAGGGAGTTGAAGAAAATGGCGGTCGAGGGCAGTCCCGCGGCTGCCTCGGCAGCGGAGACGTTGAGTTTGCCAGCTGATGCGAATCTCGCATTTAAGGATGATTTGAAGACCGCTCAGGTCGGAGAGGTCGTCCGAGCTTTGCAGCGGCAAAATGATCAAGTGATCGTCGTGGAATTGACGGTCGTCGATCGGCGGCAAGGTTTGGAAGATTTGCAGTTGTTGTTGGCTCGTCATCGAATTCCGTTGGACCGACCCGCAGAAAAGCTGGCGACTGCGAAAACGGATTCCCCGCAGACCCAGTCGAATTCCCCCAAGACGCCAAACGCGTTGTTGGCCGTTCACGTGGAAGCTCCAAGTGATCGACTGCAGGCCGCTCTTGCCGAATTACGATCTGCGGCCGCGGTTGCAGAGATTAAACAGCGTCCGTCAATCTCGCCCACCCAACTGGCGATGGCTTCCGACAACGATCAGTTTGTCAGGGAAGGGAAACCGTTCGCAGCTCAATCGGCCGACAAGCCGAGAACTCAACCGTTTGCCGGACCCATGCGGAAGTCGGCGGCCCGCCGTGCGTTGAGTGAACCGGAGATTGAGGAGTCGTCCGCCAAACCCGATCGAATTCCCGCCACTGAGGTAGAGTCCGTCGACGACCAGACCGAGCGAAAAGTGGAATTGGCCTCGCGTGCTCGTCAGCGGCGTTTGATCGTCCGGAACGAGGTTTTGGTACCGAGTGACAAACGCGGTGCGGGCAGTGTTGGTATCGGTGGTGCTATGGGCGCGTCGGCGTTGCGTCAGGCGCCGGGCAAACCTGCTGCTGCTGCTGATACTGGGTTTGGTGGTGAGGAAGCCCCTCGACCGCCTGGCCGGATGCGAGTGAAATCTTCGCCTCGGTCTCTTGCCAAAGCGAACGAGTTGAAGGCCTCCGCACAGTCGGAGCGTCCGGTGCAATTGTTGTTTATCTTGGTCTCTCAAGACCCACAACCGCCTCCGCCGCCATTGCCGGAAGATGCAGGGGCCGCTTGA
- a CDS encoding DnaJ C-terminal domain-containing protein, with protein MASDDYYQTLGVSKSASEDEIRKAYRKLAKQYHPDRNPDDASAAEKFKEIGEAYSVLSDPEKRSQYDRFGKAFQHAGGAAGGPGGWPGGGAGPIDLGDLFGGELDLGDIFGGGGGRRRQTRQPRPSAGQNIEMEAEIPFHMAAEGGNYGVPIRRPDGSTERISVKIPAGVQDGAKIRLSGQGHPGQHGGPAGDVLLKLKISPHPYFRREGNNLLIDVPLTPAEAVLGAKVEVPTLAGDRVTLTIPPGTSSGGKLRMGGLGVADRKTGTRGDQLVVVKIVVPKQVDDETRTLYEQLRDHDTHQPREGLW; from the coding sequence ATGGCCTCAGACGACTATTACCAGACACTCGGCGTTTCCAAATCGGCTTCCGAAGATGAAATACGTAAAGCCTACCGGAAATTAGCCAAGCAGTACCACCCCGATCGCAATCCCGACGACGCCTCCGCTGCGGAAAAATTCAAGGAAATCGGCGAAGCCTATTCGGTTTTGAGCGATCCGGAGAAGCGTTCCCAATACGACCGGTTCGGCAAAGCGTTCCAACACGCTGGCGGAGCGGCAGGCGGTCCCGGCGGTTGGCCGGGTGGCGGAGCGGGCCCGATCGACTTGGGTGATTTGTTTGGCGGAGAGCTTGATCTCGGCGACATTTTCGGCGGTGGCGGTGGACGACGCCGACAAACCCGCCAACCGCGACCGTCTGCCGGTCAGAACATCGAAATGGAAGCCGAAATCCCCTTTCACATGGCGGCCGAGGGCGGCAACTACGGCGTGCCCATTCGTCGTCCAGATGGATCGACGGAACGCATTAGCGTCAAAATTCCCGCCGGTGTGCAAGACGGGGCGAAAATTCGACTTTCCGGTCAAGGCCATCCCGGTCAGCACGGCGGACCGGCAGGCGATGTCCTACTGAAACTCAAGATTTCTCCGCATCCGTACTTTCGACGCGAGGGCAACAATCTGCTCATCGATGTTCCGTTGACGCCCGCCGAAGCCGTTCTCGGGGCCAAAGTGGAAGTTCCCACGCTCGCCGGTGATCGCGTCACATTGACGATCCCCCCCGGCACATCAAGCGGTGGTAAACTTCGCATGGGGGGGCTCGGCGTAGCCGATCGAAAAACCGGAACACGCGGAGATCAACTCGTCGTCGTAAAAATCGTTGTGCCGAAACAAGTGGATGACGAAACCCGCACGCTCTACGAGCAACTCCGCGATCACGACACCCACCAACCACGTGAGGGACTGTGGTGA
- a CDS encoding YcxB family protein, which produces MNPSEPQFPESSEKIGVPNAKSPGTVTATFQVTGELYLESLKRYQSEQPEGWPSDGTWSWILFIVSGLLGLLFYHMPKFGLVVSFVLVLVVFVLPMVGQHFSTNRIRNMPNLDYDVTVHLSDEGFFIESVYEKAEIPWHAFSKAVIFDDGVLLCKKPNTIHWFSDVSLDGEDDPKRLRELVTAKMSPDQVVYRATAV; this is translated from the coding sequence GTGAACCCCAGCGAACCGCAATTCCCGGAATCCTCGGAAAAGATTGGTGTTCCGAATGCAAAATCTCCCGGTACCGTGACCGCAACATTCCAAGTCACGGGCGAACTTTACTTGGAAAGTTTGAAGCGGTATCAGAGTGAGCAACCGGAAGGTTGGCCCAGCGATGGCACATGGAGCTGGATACTTTTTATCGTCAGTGGCCTGTTGGGATTATTGTTCTATCACATGCCAAAGTTCGGACTGGTTGTCTCTTTCGTTCTGGTCCTTGTGGTTTTCGTTCTCCCGATGGTCGGGCAACACTTCTCAACCAACAGGATTCGGAACATGCCGAACCTTGATTATGATGTCACTGTTCACCTGTCGGACGAAGGGTTTTTCATCGAATCGGTCTACGAGAAAGCCGAAATTCCCTGGCACGCATTTTCTAAAGCCGTGATTTTCGACGATGGCGTGCTTCTCTGTAAAAAGCCGAATACAATTCATTGGTTTTCGGACGTATCGCTTGACGGGGAAGACGACCCCAAACGACTGCGGGAATTGGTGACCGCGAAGATGTCGCCCGATCAGGTTGTGTATCGGGCGACTGCGGTTTGA
- a CDS encoding isocitrate/isopropylmalate dehydrogenase family protein encodes MYRVTLIPGDGVGPEIAEATRKCIDATGVKIDWDHQECGIEVIEAEGGVPPRVLESIRSTDAALKAPITTPIGKGFRSVNVYLRQELGLYACVRPCKTYKGVRTFFEEVKVDLVLIRENTEDLYAGVEFKAGEDKTATLIDQINAAATGKKINTPAAETGVSIKPISVPGTRDICKYGFDYAIKQKRSSVTSVCKANIMKFTDGLFYDECRAVALAYGAKFEWDELAEGVEADPTLKGKVEDASGVTYMERLIDNMCMQLVQKPEQYDVIVTQNLYGDILSDLCAGLVGGLGVAPGANIGPDAAIFEATHGSAPKYKGQNKVNPTALILSGKMMLDHLGEHEAAAKLDNAVAEVIAEGKDVTYDMKPDRNDPTAVGTQEMAEAICKKM; translated from the coding sequence ATGTACCGAGTAACGCTTATTCCCGGTGACGGGGTTGGCCCGGAAATCGCTGAAGCAACCCGGAAGTGTATCGACGCCACCGGCGTGAAGATCGACTGGGACCACCAAGAATGTGGCATCGAGGTAATCGAAGCCGAAGGTGGCGTGCCCCCACGCGTTCTGGAGTCGATCCGCAGTACCGATGCCGCACTGAAAGCCCCGATCACCACGCCGATCGGCAAAGGCTTCCGCAGCGTCAACGTGTATCTCCGACAGGAACTCGGCCTCTACGCGTGCGTTCGTCCCTGCAAAACCTACAAGGGTGTGCGGACGTTCTTTGAAGAAGTCAAAGTCGACTTGGTCCTCATCCGTGAGAACACCGAAGACTTGTACGCGGGCGTTGAGTTCAAAGCTGGCGAAGACAAAACCGCCACGCTGATCGACCAAATCAACGCCGCTGCGACCGGTAAGAAGATCAACACCCCCGCCGCAGAAACCGGCGTCAGCATCAAACCAATCTCCGTGCCCGGCACGCGAGACATCTGCAAATACGGTTTCGATTACGCCATCAAGCAGAAGCGGTCTTCCGTGACCAGCGTCTGTAAGGCGAACATCATGAAGTTCACCGATGGCCTGTTCTACGACGAATGTCGAGCCGTCGCTTTGGCTTACGGTGCCAAATTTGAATGGGACGAACTCGCTGAAGGTGTGGAAGCTGATCCCACGCTCAAAGGTAAAGTCGAAGACGCCAGCGGCGTAACTTACATGGAACGACTCATCGACAACATGTGCATGCAGTTGGTCCAAAAGCCCGAGCAGTACGACGTGATCGTCACGCAGAACCTCTACGGCGACATCTTGAGCGACCTGTGTGCCGGCCTCGTCGGTGGATTGGGTGTGGCCCCCGGTGCGAACATCGGCCCAGACGCCGCCATCTTCGAAGCGACTCACGGGAGTGCTCCGAAGTACAAAGGTCAAAACAAGGTCAACCCGACCGCGTTGATCCTCTCCGGCAAAATGATGCTCGACCACCTCGGCGAACACGAAGCCGCCGCGAAGTTGGACAACGCCGTCGCGGAAGTCATTGCTGAAGGGAAAGATGTCACCTACGACATGAAACCCGATCGCAACGACCCCACCGCTGTCGGCACTCAAGAAATGGCCGAAGCGATCTGCAAAAAAATGTAA